The Pleuronectes platessa chromosome 11, fPlePla1.1, whole genome shotgun sequence DNA segment CTTTCAGATTTTCCCCTTCTTTGTATTCCAAGCTGATGAGATGGAAAACATGGTGACAGACAGCAGGGATCAACCACAGACAGACTTCATCTACTGCTGTGGAGCTAACACGGAGGTCCTTAAATTTGGCTCCCGTCAGTTAAATTCAGGTCACAAACTCCTATTTCTTGTCATTCCAGGTGAGTAAGACCAGCACTTTGTGTTAATGATCATATAAATTGCCTCATTGTGACCAGTTGTTTGCTAACAGTTAAAACAACGGGTCATTCATCCATTATGCCATAAcactttgtttttatgaatcactcaataaaacatttatttgtatagcacctaaCATACAGGTTAGTACAGCTAAAAGTTCCTTGTAATCGAGTGATGTACATACAAtaggtaaaacaaatacaaatgctgACAAAGAAATACcattaaagattttaaaagaCAATAGTAGATTTAGTGTATGATTAATTAGCTTTGAAAATGTGTCCGATAGAGTTACTGTTGATAGATTTGAACTATCGGTACTGAAGGtgcatgtttctgttttcatttctaaaaCCAAATAATCATAACTCTCAGAATGTATTAGAATTACATGAATGTTCCCACTCTGTTATGTCTTTGTGTAATACTGCATCACTGAGCACCTGCAGCTTCATAACAGAGATTCAGAGGTGTGCGTTGGTAATGACATGTATTTGTTATCAGTTCACATTTAAGTACACTTAAGTTTAATAGGTTTAAATAAGCCACATGTTTTTGCGGTCATTTGTTAATCTATTAAAATTAGCAACTTTTAAAGTGACCATTGCATGGAAATGTTATTTGTAAGATGCATTTTTTAGGTTTTTAAAAATATAggtgagagagagtgaatggGAGAATTTGAACGAAATGTAACAACATGACGCTAACAACCaataacattaatatttattgaGTAGCTCAAGGAATTAATCACATCTTTCACAGTAAAATATACAgttatgttttcctcttccATACAGGAAATCCTGGCATTGTGGGCTACTACAAAACCTTCATGCTAACACTTCATAGCATGTTTGGGTACCACCACCCAGTGTGGGCTGTAAGTCAAGCAGGTCACTGTGTACCTCCAGACTCCATGGACATGGTAGAAGGTATTGATTCCTTTGAAGTTTACACACTGATTTAAACAATTATATttgatgaagagagggagagagagggtgggggagGTATTAAGGAGTAATTTGTGGGCAGAATATACTGGCCCTGTATTTTTCCTGTATTTAATATGCCAGCTAGACtccaaacaatatatataagctgctttcagacatgcaacgaactctggataatctcttGACATTTACCAGAtgagctgtatgtgagaacgcaaatgtctgagtgagagatCCCAGACTTTCTTTGGAGTTTCTTCTGCCAGTGCCCTAGTAAAAACGTttataatgtctgaatgagcccatgttagaaaacagcaggagataaTCCAGAGGATTGACTGCAAGCAAGGGGGCACAAGGGGGACCTTTCTAAAACACAATAGATACAATACTGAAAaagacaataataatacaaacatctcaggtTGAAAAAGAGCAAAGATACATGCAGCGGACACCGACAAAGATATCAACTTGGAATAAACAACGATGTTCCAGGGCTTTTGGTGGTAAGGGAACACAAAACATGCAATCTCTGTAGCAGAGTTGATACGTTAATTGATACTCTTTACCTGAATGCTCCAGATACTTTTAAGTTGTAGGTAAAACCTCTGAGTagtgaatctcctgctgcgtttatcatgtgtgaaaggcaaactccggagaaagtccggaccaCATTGAGCAGACATTccccagagttcatgtctgaaaaccgcTATAGAGAGAAATGTATCACTCTGAATTACTCTTTTAGAGCTGAATCTATGGACTCTTAAAAAATAACTAATGATTCTCTAAATGTACTTCAACACTGATATGCACTAATTGTACTAGGCATAAAGACACCATATGCccatattttgtctttgttttgaacAGATGCTTCCTTGGCAGCAGAGCAGGATGTGTTTGGTCTGAATGGACAGATTGAACACAAGCTGGCCTTCCTCAGGAAACATGTTCCTAGAGAAACCAGCCTGGTCCTAATTGGGCACTCAATCGGCTGCTACATTATTCTAGAAATGATGAAGAGAGACCCTGAACTCAAGGTTAATAACTGTTCATCACCAAGTCAGTCAGATTATGCTGCAGAAACACCCATCTTTcttaaaaggaagaaaaaaaatcacagtttCCATCATTAACAATTTCTGGTCTCAGAGTGACTCTTTCACCATCTacgattttccttcttttatttGATACAGATTCTGAAGGCTGTCATGCTGTTTCCAACCATTGAGCGGATGGTTGAGACCCCTCAGGGGAAGGTCATGACCCCTGTACTGTGTCATATGCGTTATGTGGCCTACCTGCCAGTcttcctgctctctctgctgcctgACAGCCTGAAAGGCAGCCTGATCAAACTGGTGTTTGGTGGCATTCGCTATCTGGACCTCAGTGTAGTCCGACCGACTGTAGGTCTGCTCAGTGGTGACTGTGCAGGTTGGTTAAGCTTTGATTTTGCCCTTTTATTTGTTCGATCCTAATGTTtttgtcaaagtgtgtgtgtgtgtgtgtgtgtgtgtgtgtgtgtgtgtgtgtgtgtgtgtgtgtgtgtgtgtgtgtgtgtgtgtgtgtgtgtgtgtgtgtgtgtgtgtgtgtgtgtgtgtgtgtgtgtgtgtgtgtgtgagattgtgtgattgtgtataAGTCAAAAGTCGAGGTAAAGAATAATAAGGTTGGAGTGAGCTATTTCCCAGGATACCTATGCAAATAACGGTGAAACAATCTGAAGCTTATATTGATTGGAAATATATTACCAATCATGTTATGTGTAAGGATAAGTGGCATAATGAAGAAAGACATCACGCCTTGTtgaaaaaatgcatttattttaggTACCTCTGCATTTTGTAGGACTAAAGACACAATCTGAATCTTATATAGACCGAAAAATCATTCATGGTCATATGGTAGGAATGATGTCATCGTCACATCACTATCAAGTTACACAATCGCATAATGTGGTATTATAATGCATTCACTTTGTTTACTTCAATGCTTTTAATGTCGTACGCTTTTCATTTACTTGAAACCAATTTATTATTCCTCCAGGAGCAAAACACCAAAGATTAACAATGCTGTGGTTTTACAGTTGTAAGTTATGGTGTCATTATTTTAGGTGATACATTATTGTAGATTATGAATAGATGGAAATGCAACAtgtacaaaaacaatgacacacaaaaatatatacatatcgTACCTTTTGGGTCAAACCGTTTTTGTTGCTCTCAATGGGACTCTAGTTTCTTCTGTCAAAAGACATACTATCAGAAGAAAAGTGGCTTGAAAACAGGGATTTACTAACTCTACACAACCTTTTTTTACGTTACTCTTTCAAATGTGGGGTCTTCCTGGGTCTTCCTCCATGGAGCCGACTTTAAGTAAGAAAGTGGTTCTCAACTGGTCTGGCTTCGGGACCCACCATCACCCCTTAATGACAAGCCGCGACCCAAATCGAGGATCATTTTCAACTTCTCAAATTTGTTTAATGAAAAGATGGTGCAGTTTGAATCTGAGAGAGTAGAGAATACCACAGTATGTCAATACAATAAAACGTGTTTTATGATAAACCAAAacgaccagcaggtggcgatgCGGGAAATATTCTCTTTACACTCTTTcagctgcattttaattaaaaaactaaaattgtcTCTTAAGGACACAAAGTTATACATCATACATAATAATTCAGTAACTTCAGCCTTTTTTAACAGACTCAGCAGTGCTTTCATGCAcgaacatgaaataaaaaagtctACTGAGAAGTAGTTTAAAAAAGACTCAAATTATGTAGCTTTAGCTGAGAATACTCACTCACTGAATCTGTAACAACCAAATAAACAGATCCTAttcacactgtcacacaaaTACTGTTAAAGGGTGTGAATAGTGTGTTTCCTTATCCCTTTATTTATGTTAGCAATTTATCACTGCTGAATTTAATAATACATATAgtaatatataatgtgtgtttttttcaacGATGCAGATATTAGCACACTGTATTAAAACTTTTAACAAGACCAACGTGAAACTCACAGCCTACAAACACCCGGTTAGGCTCCTCGTCAATTAACCCTATGACTGAATGATAAAGTGTTTTAAAGCTTGCTTGTACAGACAGCTGGATACTGTTATAAATGTTGAGTTATTTGATCAGAACACGAAAAAACTCATTTGCTTGTTTCATACCTGACCCCCAAGTCTCTTGTTCAATCTGTTGAACAACTTTGAATATGTCTGTTGATCATGAAATTAATAACCTGAATCAAAGCAACAACTAAACTAATGTAATTATCTTTCTTTTGCAGCCAATGCTATGTACATGGGTGGTCAGGAAATGAAGAAAGTTCTTGAAAGAGACAACATAACCATCAAGAAAAATCTTGAAAAGGTAAGAAAAGAAACATGATTAACATCAGTTAATGGTTCAAAGTTGTATAGTAAACAACATATCTATTGTATTTTCAGCTTATATTTTATTATGGAGCCACAGACCACTGGTGCCCTGTGCAGTATTATCTCGACATCAAGCAGGACTTCCCACATGGAGATATCAGACTGTGTGAAAAAGGGTTCCGTCATGCCTTTGTCCTGGATGCAGGAAGAGACGTCGCCAAAATGGTGGCAGAATGGATCCGTGGAGATTTAAGGACATGAGCGCTTTCATTTATTCACATGCTCATGACAGTGACGATATTCTTTTAAATAATAGAGATACTATAATGACTGAATATACATAGATGTTTCGTTCGGAACAAATCCAATATTCACtttaatatatattgtatttgtataggcCTAATGATGTAAGTTGATATggaatggaagaaaaaaaactcaaatctgACAGCTAATTTAAATTGGTGGCTTTGTGAAGAACTTTTGATTACAGAAATCATAGCAAAATATATTGAACTACCAAATTTATTAAAACCCTCTTGTGTTGTAttcatatcaatcaatcaatcaatcaaatttgatttgtatagcccatattcacaaattacaattcatctcatagggctttaacatggtgtgacatcctctgtccttaaccctcagcaagagtaaggaaaaactactaaaaacccttttaacagggtaaaaatacgtagaaacctcagagagagtcacatgtgagggatccctctcccaggacggacagaagtgcaatagatgccacgtgcaggaaaacatcattaagattaaagtcttcaagattaaagattaaagtctctagcagcgtTTGATGaaggtagacatcccgaaggacaaccccaacatgacatgccaagcagtcccgctgcaatcacaggccatggtcagcaaccatccagaccacgatccaccatccagaccagacgccaatccagtcctcagtcaccgttcaccgccgcccaccaggacccatcacgagccaccaccgcgctCCTGGTCctccgcccgtgcccaatgccaacgcgacacagggtccgccaccagcaccacgatcagcccacataactcagaatccgccacactggatccaacactgcgacccccggtgcgcgatccacaaaccgcaatccatggtgcggccacagaggccctggatctgcgggtgataaagcaaagggattccggggaagggggatagggatggagaagaggaaggagaagctggaaagagaagctccgtgtgtcatgtgtcataaaataggaaaaagttacgttcttccgcactaattagctctaactataagctttatcaaaaaggaaggttttgagcctactcttaaatgaaaagatggtatctgcctcctgaactgaaagtggtagatgattccacagccgaggggcttgatggctgaaagctctggctcctactctacttttagagactttagggacgacaagtaggcttgaattctgggagcggagtgctctagtgggtttataaggtactaacagctctttatggtaaaaaggcgctatattattaagggccttgaaggtgaggagaagaattttaaattctattctagatttaactggaagccagtgtagcgatgctaatactggagaaatgtgctctcttctctttgtcctcgtcaggacacgtgctgcggcattttggacaagctgtagagtctttaacgacttactgctggatcctgattataatgaattacaatagtccagtctcgatgtaacaaaggcgtggactagtttttctgcatctttttgtttaTCAGCCTCCAAAGATAAAGTAAGAAACCATCAATGACAAAACTGTACAATTTCTCAAGTTGCTACAAGGTTAGTATGACTTCAagtttgcatatgttgctatttAGCTTGTTTTTATAGTAAGGCGctttagttttttagtttttcatataCGATAGTATATACAATTGAAACCATGCATTCAAATGCATGATGACTGGAAAACAcaaagtgatgacatttctcataCATGCCTTTTATTTTCCATTGGCTGATGTATATTGTTGACACAGTACTGTGAAACATGAGAGCTGCCTATGATTCCAATGAAATGTTAATTTAGCCAACGAggtgatgttttcacctctgtctgtttgaTCTGTGAGTAGGATTACTGGGCTCTGAGCCAGGGAAGAAGCCTTTTACATTTCAGTGCAGATCCAGGACTTCAAATCACTTCCCTTAACATCATAAACCAGAGTAttagtttactttttttttttttctcaggaaaataaaaattctggATCTTTATGTGAAAAACATATGTTTATGGAAATATGAGTTTGTAAAGTTTGCTTCAGGTCCAGACAATGATATGGTGCTCACAGACCTGAATATACATCTTCTGATGCGTCTGGACACATCTTCAGTAATATTCCTGGAATCATCGGATGTTTCGGGTCTTTCAACATCATATACCCTCCTCCAGGTGACCCAGCCAGGGATGATCAGACCCAGGCTTGTGTCCAGATGGCTAGCTACCTTGACTCCATGGCTCTCTTCTTTTGAGCCCCAGCCATCTTAAGACTCTCTCTGCCGCTTATGTGGTACTGCAGAtagctctcctcttcctctctactTCGATGCCCAAACTGCTGAAGGCGCTTGCTAGAGAACGGGCTACGAAATCCCTGCACCCAACTTCCATTGGGATACACCTTGCTCTTCATCCAGCCTGCTGACAGTTGTTGACCAGTCCCGCGTATTTGGAGAGCATCTTTTCAAAGGCTTCCTCAAACCGATCTTCCCATTAACAGGTGCCAGTCCCTTGCCAAGGTCAGGACACCTGCAGCTGATGGCCCCTTTGTGTGGTTTGGCTGGTCTTAAGCGCTGACAAAGGTGATGGACTTCTTGGAGGGTCGGCACTGCCTCGCCCACTTAAGTCCTGTGCCGATGGCTTCAATGATGGTCTTCAGGACTTGATCAAGAATAATCTGACCAGTATAACTGACAACccactgaatataaagatacCCACAAAATGTCAATAGATTTATATGAATGATATATAATAATCCTGGGAGCTAAAGCACTGATAATGAACCGCAACATCCATACTTCAAGTCTAACAAGGGACTTCTCATTTGGTTGCCTATATCTCTGACCCTTCATTTACCATCATTCCCTTGCTGTGGACATGGTAAAAATATACACATATGTGAGGGTTAACAGCTAGGAGTTAAAGCACCGCCCTGGTAGGTGGGATGGAGAGCTCCCCACCTTTATAAGGATAGGTGCGGGCAATTACTGCCTCTTTGTCTGATGCCTGGTAAATGgtgactgttgtgtttgtgcaggtaaGGGAGATGGGGAGAAGATTTACCCGCTTGAAATCTAATGAGGTGTTATATATATTCTGTTGGGTGGTTGTGTCTTTTTCCAGATTTCTGTGGCCCCATGGTTGAGTGGAGATTCAGGGTTCGCCTCTCCCCTGTTTGAGCCACAGTAAAGAGTCAGCCATCCATGGTCGCTGTACAGTAAGGTCTCATATTGAGCAAGGTAATATTTAATAGCAAAATAAAAGGTGATCCCCGATAATTTATTTGGTTGCAATTTGATATCGCCATAGTAAGTACGCAGCATAATGGCCCACGATATTTAGGTTAAAGTGTGTTGTATCACTGTGGTCACAGTATTTGTGGTTTTAGCTTTTATAAACATTAAGAAATAAAAagctatttgttttatttataattgtcGATCATTTTGCCCTTACTTAGATCCCCATTCTAGTCCTCCCATTATTAAATACAGATTTGATTGTTTCCATGCACACTAAAGTCATTGGAGTGAAGCATGACCAATAGGCTGTCTTAATTCTAAAACAGTCATTCTAAATAATGTGCCAGGTCACACATAGAAGAAGGGGAAGGTACTATCGACAGAAAGAATATACCCTTTTTACAGGAATCTGAAATTAAAATTGGTTTGTTACTTCAGTGGGTTGTGTCCTGAGATACTCTCTTCACATGTAGAAGGGGAGATATTTTGGCTGAGACATCGTTAACATTTATACCCTCTCCAGCTCGTCCATTGGATTTTTCTACCATATATTGGGGATATTATTCAAGAAAATAATGTAGACTccaagattaaataaaaaaaaaaaaaaagaatgtatacaatgttctgaataaaccacaaGTTAAACATTtgcttaaataataaatacaggcAGAATAATCAGTAATGCAGAGAGGCGGCTGTGAACTTTGCCACAAATTAAAGTGGTATCCATAATACATGAGATGTATGTACATCCGGTATTTCCaattgaaaagaaaaggaaaaccgataaaacaatataaatgggTGCAATTCTTCTTAAGTTACAAGGTGCAGAATATATTTAGTGTTGAATGTtaaactttacatttatttattttttcaaaatttctGTGTGCCATTCTAATCAACCATAACTATTTGTGTTACTGGAATCCACAGTTATGGTTAATGGACCATCTTCTTAAACAAGGTGTAGACGTAAGATGTGTCTTTAGCCTATGttggaagatgtgtagactttctgctgtacTGACCTGCAAACAGTCGagattttgttgagtggttagctcgcagtgagggagcagcaagctGATTGGCAGATGCATAGCGGAGTGGATGGGCTGGGGTGTTGGCCATGTCCTGGATGCAGACTGGGCCCGACTCCTCAGCAGCACGGTACACAAGTACTTGTGTCTTGAAGCGGATGCgtgcagccactggtaaccagtgaagggagcagaggagcggtGAAGTGTGAGTAAACTTAGGAAGGTTAAAGACCAGTCAAGGACACAAAGATACTGCTTGTAGACCACATTGTTGAGAGATGTTGAGTCTATCTAGACCAAGGGTGTCCAGGTTGGGTGTACGTTTGGCGCCACCTGGTGTTTAATCAATTATATTTTAGACTTTGAAACGGGCCAaataaaaatggatggcgggccgcagttggccTGCAGGCCGTACTTTGGACGGCCCTGTTCTAGACCTAttgcagcataactaagagcaggtctaagacaagcctggaccagctctaactataagcgttataaaaaaggaaggttttaagcccaCTCTTAAacgtgtctgcttcccgaactgaaagtgagagattgttccacaggagaggggcttgattgctgaaagctctggctcctactctacttttagagactttagggacgacaagtaggcctgaattctgggagcggagtgctctagttggttgataaggtactaacagcaattatattctagatttaaccagaagccagtgtagcgatgctaatactgaagaaatgtgctctcttttcttggttatCGTCGGTTAACACTCGATGtgacattttggacaagctgcagagtctttaacgacttactgctggatggggaagactgaggattgAACCAACCTtttggttggaggacaaccactctcaGCTACAGCCGCCCGAGAGATGATGTTAGGTGTTGaaatatattgtttaaaattAGCTGTTGATAAGTCAACTatcttatcaatcaatcaatcaatcaaattttatttgtatagcccatattcacaaattacaataatctcatagggctttaacagggtgtgacatcctctgtccttaaccctcagcaagagtaaggaaaaactactaaaaacccttttaacagggtaaaaatacgtagaaacctcagagagagccacatgtgagggatccctctcccaggacggacagaagtgcaatagatgccacgtgtaggagaacatcatcaataatcaaagtctccagcagcatttgatgagggtagacatcccgaaggacaaccccaacatgatatgccaagcagtcccgctgcaatcacagtccatggtcagcaaccatccagaccacgatccaccatccagaccagacgccaatccagtcctcagtcaccgtccaccgctgcccaccaggacccatcacgagccaccaccgcggtcctggtccaccgcccgtgcccaatgccaacacgacacagggtccgccaccagcaccacgatcagcccacatgactcagaatccgccaaactggatccaacaccgcgatccacgaaccgcaatccatggtgtggccacagaggccctggatctgcgggtgataaagcaaagggattccggggaagggagatagggatggagaagaggaaggagaagctggaaagagaagctctgtgtgtcatgtgtaataaaatagaacaagtaacgttctggcgcttagagactttaaaataaaataaggccAATCTTGCCTATGTAGCCTAATAAAATGTGGTCTGTCatcctaaaaaaactgttgagGTGCAGTACCAAAACATCAGCTCTGTCTATGTTCCTGAAACAAGGTATCCAATTTAGTAATTTAAAAGTTTAGTTTACTCTTATTAATTAAAGCCATTTCTTAGGGGTGGTTTTATCAATAGCTCCAAGTGTGTTACACATACGCAGGGCCATTGTCATGGTTGGAAAAACTAGTCATGATAGGGTTAGAGAAGTTTACATACAAAGGAGAGTGAGTGTGATTTGAAAGAAACTCTCTTGTAaatctgaaaaatgtaattgctATTGATTTAAACTTGAGCACTGGGTGCAAATGACCATATGTAGAAACACCCGAGCAGGACCTTAGCCAAGATTGGAAAAACAACAGTCAGGGGGGGTATTTAGATTTACTTTGATAGAAGATCTATTAATATTTGCAAGAAACTAATTATTTAGGGTTTTTGACATCACCTGGAAATACACTCTGCTCCCTATGAGTAACTACAACCAAGTGATTTTCCCTCTGTTCGTGTTGCAGTGTCTGATGACAGTTCCTCAATACTTTAGTTTAATGACAGCCAATGATCAAGTTGATGCAGCTACAGAGCAGCTGCAATAAGACAGGAGCAGCTGAGTgactggaaaacaaagcttctGACAGGACATGGAGGAGAGTTCCTCTGGTAGTGGACGTTGTTTTGGGTCACATATCTGGAGAGCAGCGCCATCTGTTGGCTATAAGATGTTGCTACATCTTCTTCCAGAGCCGACAAtaacaaaatagtttttccaACCCACTTAATAATTTTCAACTACACGTCACACTATATTGTCACTCATTAAAACAGTTCTAACACAACTGATGGACTTCATACTTCAGCCTCACCAGTTAATTAATAAGTATATGAGTTGAGTTAAATAAATTACTTTTGATTGATCGTTCTGTGTGACCTCCCTTTTTGTTTCCAGCCTTGAGCCAGGTGGTAACACAAGACAGTGAATGTGCAATATGGAGTTCTAACACGTTAGAAAAATTGCATATATAATTTAATGCGTTATGTATTATGTACAATACGTTGCTTTGATTATTTGTCAGTAATGAAAAAAGGTCTGGAGTCAGTGCTGAAGTGGTGACTCTCAGTATTCAGTTTTGTTAGAAAGCATGCACCCATGGATGTCCGAGTCACCTAGAGGAAAactcaacacaaatacacagatgtgTAGAGTCAAACACTTTCACTGAATTACgtgatcaaaataaaagtgtataACTTCAGAGTTCATCAGATCATATCACTTCACTTTCTCTTATGAAATAGGTGGTGGACACTCCCAAAGCTCTttattcaaacagctgatgttaaTATGCAGATGTGACATCAAATACTCCAGCTTCAGTCGATCAGAGTAAATCGGATTCTGCAGAAcaatatctgtgtttgtgttcaaattAAACTATTTGAATTCAACTTTACTTTATcagaccagtataaccaagccCTGCAATTACTGCTGGTATGCCCGATATGTGACTGAAATCCAAACGGTGACGTCACCATGAAGTGATAATTATGCACAATTTCAAACCTGTATGTCATCATAATCAGCTAGTTAGCAGACAAAAAGACTTCAATGCCTCACAGTTGTGataagacagtttttttaaccaGGCTTTGAACAGttttaattctgctctaaatTCTGGCTTTTTAAAATTGATGATGAACGCTgtgtcactgtgtctctctatgAGCCAGTGAGAGGGGGCGGGGAGGATCATcggggcctgtttgtgtgtgcactgtctgtgagcacgcacacacacattcgcccGCTCCTTGTATTTCATGCTGGCATGATCCGATGATGTTTTTAACAAATTAATGTGACGTTCCACATTTGAAAACTGATTCATAAAGTTCACCGTTCGCGAAAAGTATGcacgacatgcacaacactgtataGGGaaccactgcagaggggctgaagatgCCAGAGCCGTGGGTTGACGAACAATTTGTTTTACTGTCCTTTTACTGCGGACGTCTGGACATTAGCTCTCCACCGGTGAGGGGAAC contains these protein-coding regions:
- the ldah gene encoding lipid droplet-associated hydrolase, with amino-acid sequence MENMVTDSRDQPQTDFIYCCGANTEVLKFGSRQLNSGHKLLFLVIPGNPGIVGYYKTFMLTLHSMFGYHHPVWAVSQAGHCVPPDSMDMVEDASLAAEQDVFGLNGQIEHKLAFLRKHVPRETSLVLIGHSIGCYIILEMMKRDPELKILKAVMLFPTIERMVETPQGKVMTPVLCHMRYVAYLPVFLLSLLPDSLKGSLIKLVFGGIRYLDLSVVRPTVGLLSGDCAANAMYMGGQEMKKVLERDNITIKKNLEKLIFYYGATDHWCPVQYYLDIKQDFPHGDIRLCEKGFRHAFVLDAGRDVAKMVAEWIRGDLRT